The Lysobacter gummosus sequence CGGAGCGGATGCCTGCGGCGAGCCTGCGGCGGGCGCCGCGGGTGCGCCGGCACCGCCTTCGAGACGGTTGAGGCGATTATCGGTGTCCAGGTACTGGGCTTTGCTGCTGTCTTGCAGCTGCTTGTTCTGCTGCTGCAGTTCTTCGATCTGCGAGCGCAGGGCCTGCATTTCGGTCCGCAGCTGGGTGACCTGGTTGAGCAGGTCGAGATTGGCCTGATTGTCCGAAGCGCGCTGCTCAAGCACCGCGACGCGGTCGGCCAGGCTGGCGCGCTGGGCAAAAGCGGGCGTGGCGGCCGTCGAGGCCGCCACGATCGCCAAGGCTAGTGCGAATTTACGCATCGCTGATAAGCCTTCGTTGTATAGCGTGGATGTTTACGACCGCGGCTTACTTGGCGGTGTAGACGATCTCGACGCGACGGTTCTTGGCCCAGCAGTCTTCGTTGGACTCGGTGCAGACCGGGCGCTCTTCGCCGTAGGAGGTCACGGTGATCTGGCTGCCCGAGCCGCCGTTGGCCTGGATCGCCGAGGACACCGCCTTGCCGCGGCGCTCGCCGAGGCCGAAGTTGTACTCGCGGCTGCCGCGCTCGTCGGCGTTGCCTTCCAGGGTCATGCGCGAGGACGGACGGTCGCGCAGGTACTTGGCGTGGCAGCCGACGATGGCCTGGAATTCCGGCTTCAGCGAATCCTGGTCGAGGTCGAAGTAGACCACGCGCTGACGCAGGCAGGCGTCGGTGTCGAGGTCGTTCGGGCCGTAGGCGCCGGACGCGGTCGGGCCGGTATCGCCACCGGGCTGGGTGGTGGTCGGGCCGGTGGAGTCGGTCGGCGGGACTTCCTTGACCTTCTTCGAGCAGGCGACGGCCGCGGTGCAGAGCACGGCGGCGAGCAGAATGCGGGCAGCGTTGTTCATGGGGTATTCCTCGTCAGTTTATAGCGTGGGGCAGGAGTCGTTCGGGGGTCAGCAGGCGAGCTGGCGCGATCTGCGCATGGGGTCGGCCGGCGCTTCAGCGCGGCAGCCGGTAAGGTCCCCAGGCCGGTTCGCGCACGTCGCCGTCCGCGAGCACCAGGCGCTGGCGCACCCGGGCATCGGCGGAAACGGCATACAGCACGCCACGGCGTCCTTCGCGCGCAGCATAAATGATCATGGAGGCATTCGGGGCAAAGCTCGGCGACTCGTCGAGCGAACCGGGCGACAAAGTGCTCCAGCGCGGCGAGCCGAGGCTGGAATCCATCATCGCGATGCGGTAGGTGCTGCCGGCGCCCTGCGCGGTGACGATCTTCTTGCCGTCGTAGGACACGTCGGCGCTGGCGTTGTAGCTGCCCTGGAAGGTCACCCGGGTGGCGCCGCCGCCGCTGGCGGCGACCACGTAGATCTGCGGCTTGCCGCCCCGGTCGGAGGTGAAATAGATCTTGCTGCCGTCGGCCGACCAGGTCGGCTCGGTGTCGATGGCGAAGTGGTTGGTCAGCTGGGTCAGCGCCTTGCTGCCCAGGTCCATCACGTAAATCTCCGGGTTGCCGCTGCGCGACAGGGTCAGGGCCAGGCGGCGGCCGTCGGGGGAGAACGCCGGGGCGCCGTTGATGCCGCGGAACTTGGCGATCAGCTCGCGGCTGCCGGTGCCGATGTTCTGGATGTAGATCGAGGAATTGCCGCCCTCGAAGCTCACATAGGCCAGCTTGTTGCCGTCCGGGCTCCACGACGGGGACACCAGCGGTTCGGGCGAGCGCACCACGGTCTGCGGGTTGTAGCCGTCGGAGTCGGCGACCATCAGCGCGAAGTTGCTGCCGCGGCCCAGGCCGGTAGCGGTCACGTAGGCGATGCGGGTGAAGAACGCGCCGCGCACGCCGGTGATCTTCTCGTACACCGCGTCGGCGATCTGGTGGGCGACATCGCGCATCGCGTTGGAGCGCGCGGTCAGGGCGAAGCCCAGCAGGCGCTGCTGCTTGGCCACGTCGAACAGTTCGTACTCGACCCGGTAGCTGCCGGCGCCAGCGTCGGCGACGCGGCCGACGACGATGTAGTCCTGGTTGAGCGCGCGCCAATCCGGATAGCTGATCTCGCTGCCGCGGGTCGGCTTGGCCGTCATCTGCTCGACCGGCAGGCCGCGGAACTGGCCGGAACGGTTGAGGTCGTTGCGCACCACTTCGGCGATATCGGTGGGCGGCGCGGCGGCGCCCCCCTGGTAGGGCATCGGCACGACCGCGATCGGCGTGGCCGATGCGTTGCCGCCGACGATGTCGATCTCCAAGCCTTGCTGCTGGGCCGCGGCGGCGAGGGGAAGCAGGAGAGCCAGCAGTGAAGCCAGCCAGCGCAGGGATCGTTTCATCGGCACTCCGTGGGGTTCAACGGGGGTTTGTTCAGGTTCGGCATTGTTAACGCTGTTGAGTGAACGTGGGCTCAAAACCTGGGGTCAATTTGCATTTCCGGCAGGCCCGGCCGGCCCAACGGTCGCCAACGGCGCGGATCGGCAGGGATCGGAGGCGAAAATTCGCGATCATCCGGACCGCTTCGGCACAACGCCGTTCGGCGGCCAGAGCGTCTCAGCGCTCGCGCAGACGTCTCCACCAGCGTTTGACCTTGCCGTCTTCCGCGTCGTCGGGCTCTTGCGCGCGCAGATTCAGCCGCAGCTGGCGCTTGAACACCTGTTCGTAGCCCTCGTACGGCAGCGGCTGGGCCGCCCACACCGCCGCCAGCAGCGAGCTGCGGCCGGCCTCGTCGAGGTCGCAGGGGGCGACCGTCTGCACGGCCGCCACCTGCCCGCCCGGCAACTGGCGCAGGTCGAGGGTGCAGGTGCTGTCGGCGGCCACGCTGGACGGCGGACGCCAGCGCTGCAGGATGTTTTCGCGCAGCAGTTCGTAATAACGCAGCTGGTTTTGCGGCAGGCAGCGCTCGGGCTGCGAGCAGTCCGAGCCCATCGGCTCGGGACGGCGCGCGGCGGCCGGCGGCGCGAACGCGGCGACGGCCATCGCCACCACGACACCGAGCAAGACCAGGCGCGAACCGCGCGCGGCAGCGAAGGCGGCCATCAGCGGTCCTCGGCCTTGAAGTTGAGGTTGAGGTTGCGCGAGAACACTTTCTCGAAGCCGGCGTAGGGCAGCGGCTGGGCCTTGAGCACGGCGGCCTCGATCGAACGCCGGCCTTGTTCGTCGTAGCCGCAGGGCTCGACGACTTCCACCGAGATCACGTTGCCGCCGGGCAACTGGCGGATGTTGAGCCGGCAGCCGGCGCCGATCGGCACGGTGTCCGGACGCGTCCACTTCTGCACGATCGCCGATTGCAGCGCGGCGGCGTAGCGCGCGGCCAGGCCGGCGTCCACGCCTTCGTTGCCGGCCGGCTGCGACGGCGACGGCGACGCCGCGTTCTGGCTGGCGTTGGCGGCGCGCGCGTCGGCGAGCTGCTGCAGCTTCTGCTCGGCCAGATTGGTCTGCTTCTGCAGCTTGGCGCGCTCGGCGCGGATCTTTTCGAGTTCCTTGAGCTTTTCCTGCTGCTCGGCGGCCAGGCGCTGCTGTTGCTGCGCTTCTTCCTGGCGTTTTTGCTCGGTCAGATCGACCTGCTCCTGGCGCGCCTTGGCTTCCTGCACCTTCTGCTCTTCGGCCCGGTTGGGCGTGGGCGTGTCCACCACCTGTTCCTGGCTGGTGTCGTCGGGCACCGGGATGAAATCCTGCGGCGCCTGCTGCTGCGGCGCGGGCGCGTCCTGCGGCTTGGGTTCCGGGATCGGTTGCGGCAGCGGCGCTGCGTCTTCCGGCTCGGGCGTGGGCAGCGTTTCCACCGGCTTGGGGCGATTGCGCAAGGTGCGCTGCATCGCCGCCGACAGGTCGCTGATGTCGGTGAGTTCGGAGGAAATCGGCGAGCCCGCGGCGGCCACCTGCTCGCTTTGCCAATTCCAGAGCATGCTCAGGAAAATGGCCACGATCAGCAGGCCGTGCAGCAGCACGACCACGATCACGGCTTGCACGGTGTCGGCGCGGGTTTCCCTCATTGCGCCCGGCTCCGCTGCTCGGGCTGGCTCATCAGGCCGACTTTTTCCACGCCGGCGTCCTGCAGCACCTTCATCGCGTCGAAGACTTTCTGGTAATTGGCCGTGCCTTCGGCGGCGATGAACACCTGCAGCTTGTCCTTGCCGTTCTGCTTGACCAGGGCGCCGATCTTGGTCGCCAGGGTGTCGCGGCTGACGGCTTCGTTGTTGCCGGCCTTCAGCGCCAGGAAGTAGTGCCCGTCCTTATCGACGCTGACCACGATCGGGTCGTTCTTGGCGTCGATGGACTTCACGTTGGACTTGGGCAGCTCGACGTCTACGCCCAGGCTGAGCAAGGGCGCGGTGACCATGAAGATGATCAGCAGCACCAACATCACGTCGATGTAAGGCACGACGTTGATCTCGGCCTTGAGCTTGCGTTTGCGCGGGCGGCGGATAGCGGTGCCGGACATGGCGGATTCCTCGTCGGTTGCGCTCGATTACGGCGAGCGCAGCGGTCGCGCTGAGCGCGGGCTGGGCGGAGTGGTGATCGGCGCGGGCCGCATCACTCGTCCAGGTGCGCCTGCCGCTGCAGGATCGAGGAGAACTCTTCCGAGAACGCGTCGTACCGCACCGCCAGGCGTTCCACTCCGGTGGCGAAACGGTTGTAGGCCCACACCGCCGGGATCGCCACGAACAGGCCCATCGCGGTCGCCAGCAGTGCCTCGGAGATGCCCGGCGCGACGTCGGCGATGCCGACCTGCTTGGTGGTGGACACCAGCGAATGCATCGTCACCATGATGCCGAACACGGTGCCGACCAGGCCGATGTAGGGCGAGGTTGAGCCGATGTTGGCCAGCAGTTCCAGGTTGTGTTCAAGCCCGTCGAGCTCGCGCGAACCGGTCGCGCGCATCGCCCGCTGGGCGCCTTCGAGCTGGGCGCGGGCATCGACGCCGCGACGCTGGCGGATGCGGTTGAACTCGCGGAAACCGGCTTCGAAGATCGCCTCCAGGCCGCCGACCGAGCGCGCGCGCTCGGTGGTGCCGGCGTAGAGCTTGGACAGCTCCGCGCCCGACCAGAAACGCTCTTCGAAATGGTCGGCCTCGGACCTGGCGCGGCGGATCACCTTCCACTTGCGGAAGATGATGAACCACGAGGTGATCGAGGCGATCACCAGCAGGGCCATGATGAGCTGAACCGGCAGGCTGGCCTTGATCACCAGATCCCACAGATTGAAGCCGGCGGTGGCCGTGGCGGCCGCCGCGGCGCCTTGCGTCACGGCCTGGGCGGCTTCCTCCGGCAGGGCTTGCACAGTCGTGGCCAGAAGCGCGATCAGCGATGACGTCATGCTTGGTTCTCCGTAGCCCGATACGCGGGCCTGTGATGGGGCAGCGCGGTCCGTGGGGAGTCAACGAGCCGCGGGGTGTGGAGGGGTTGAAACGGTAATTTGATGCGGAAGTTTTTACAGCGAAGTTCGTGAAGCGCGGTGCAAGGCGCCGGGCGGGCCGCCGATGCGGTCAGCCGCCGTCGCCGGGCGCTTCCTGCGCCTGCAATTGCGCCAGCATCCCGGGCGGGATCGCGCATGGACGCCAATGCTCGGCGTCCACCGCGGCGACCCGGACCTCGGCGCTGATCAGCGTTTCCGCGCCGCGCCGCACGGTCTGCGCGAAGATCAGGCTGGCGCGGCGGCAGCGCCGCAGTTCCACCGTGACCTCCAGCGCGTCGTCCAGCCGCGCCGGCTTGAGGAAACCGATCTGCATGCCGGCGACCACGAACAACAGCCCGTGATCGCGGCGCAAACCGTCCTGGCCGTAACCCAGCGCACGCACCCATTCGCTGCGCGCGCGCTCCAGAAACGCCAGATATTGCGCGTGATACACCACGCCGCCAGCGTCGGTATCTTCCCAATACACGCGTGTCGGCCAACTGAATAGCTGGGATTCGGGCGTCGGGGATGGGAAATCGGACGTCAAGAGCGGGCTCCCAGGACAATCGCTTGCATCGCAGTCGTGCTCACAGCTCCGGTTCCGGGTCGAACAGATTGGGCGTGTCCACGCGCGGCTTCAGGCCCATCAGGCGATAGGCCTTGGGCGTGGCCATGCGACCACGCGCGGTGCGGATCAGGTAGCCCTGCTGGATCAGGAACGGCTCGATCACGTCTTCGAGCGTGCCGCGCTCCTCGCTCAGCGCCGCGGCCAGCGATTCCACCCCGACCGGGCCGCCGTCGAAGGACTCGATGATGGTGCGCAGCAGGCGCCGGTCGAGATCGTCGAAGCCTTCCGGATCGATCTTGAGCATGAGCATGGCCGCATCGGCGGTGGCGTGGTCGATGACCCCGCCGGCGCGAACCTGGGCGTAGTCGCGCACGCGCCGCAGCAGGCGGTTGGCGATGCGCGGGGTGCCGCGCGAGCGCCGGGCGATCTCGGCCGCGCCCTCGGGCACGCAGGAAATGCCCAGTATCTGCGCCGAGCGGCGCACGATCCGGGTCAGCTCCTCGGCGTTGTAGAACTCCAGGCGCTGGGTGATGCCGAAGCGGTCGCGCAGCGGCGCGGTCAGCAGGCCGGCGCGGGTGGTCGCGCCGATCAGCGTGAACGGCGGCAGGTCGAGCTTGATCGAACGGGCCGCGGGGCCTTCGCCGATCATGATGTCGATCTGGTAGTCCTCCATCGCCGGGTACAGCACTTCCTCGACCACGGGCGAGAGGCGATGGATTTCGTCCACGAACAGCACGTCGTGCGGCTGCAGATTGGTCAGCAGCGCGGCCAGGTCGCCGGCTTTCTCGATCACCGGGCCGGAGGTCTGGCGCAGGTTGACGCCCAGTTCGTTGGCGATGACGTGGCTCAGCGTGGTCTTGCCCAGGCCGGGCGGGCCGAAGATCAGCACGTGATCGAGCGCCTCGCCGCGCTGCTTGGCGGCCTCGATGTAGATCTTGAGCTGCTCGCGCACCGGCTGCTGGCCCAGGTACTCGTCCAGGCGCTTGGGCCGGATGGAGGCCTCGATGGCGTCGTCTTCGCGGGTGGCGCCGGGAGCGAGGATGCGTGGATCGTTCATGCGGATATGTTCGCATGGGACGGGGGGACGCGGGCAGGACTGGATGAAGGTTTGGCCGCGATTGACGCAATGACGCGGCGAATTCGGCGCGAACGAGCCCCCTTTGAAAAAGGGGGCGGGCGGCCATCGTGGTTGTGACGCGGCGATGTCGGTGGGGCGCCGGGGGATTTGCTGTTGCGCGGCTTCGTGAAAAGCGAATCCCCCCTGCCCCCCTTTTTCAAAGGGGGGAATCGACCTCGGG is a genomic window containing:
- the tolA gene encoding cell envelope integrity protein TolA, with translation MRETRADTVQAVIVVVLLHGLLIVAIFLSMLWNWQSEQVAAAGSPISSELTDISDLSAAMQRTLRNRPKPVETLPTPEPEDAAPLPQPIPEPKPQDAPAPQQQAPQDFIPVPDDTSQEQVVDTPTPNRAEEQKVQEAKARQEQVDLTEQKRQEEAQQQQRLAAEQQEKLKELEKIRAERAKLQKQTNLAEQKLQQLADARAANASQNAASPSPSQPAGNEGVDAGLAARYAAALQSAIVQKWTRPDTVPIGAGCRLNIRQLPGGNVISVEVVEPCGYDEQGRRSIEAAVLKAQPLPYAGFEKVFSRNLNLNFKAEDR
- the ybgC gene encoding tol-pal system-associated acyl-CoA thioesterase → MTSDFPSPTPESQLFSWPTRVYWEDTDAGGVVYHAQYLAFLERARSEWVRALGYGQDGLRRDHGLLFVVAGMQIGFLKPARLDDALEVTVELRRCRRASLIFAQTVRRGAETLISAEVRVAAVDAEHWRPCAIPPGMLAQLQAQEAPGDGG
- the ruvB gene encoding Holliday junction branch migration DNA helicase RuvB, giving the protein MNDPRILAPGATREDDAIEASIRPKRLDEYLGQQPVREQLKIYIEAAKQRGEALDHVLIFGPPGLGKTTLSHVIANELGVNLRQTSGPVIEKAGDLAALLTNLQPHDVLFVDEIHRLSPVVEEVLYPAMEDYQIDIMIGEGPAARSIKLDLPPFTLIGATTRAGLLTAPLRDRFGITQRLEFYNAEELTRIVRRSAQILGISCVPEGAAEIARRSRGTPRIANRLLRRVRDYAQVRAGGVIDHATADAAMLMLKIDPEGFDDLDRRLLRTIIESFDGGPVGVESLAAALSEERGTLEDVIEPFLIQQGYLIRTARGRMATPKAYRLMGLKPRVDTPNLFDPEPEL
- the pal gene encoding peptidoglycan-associated lipoprotein Pal, whose protein sequence is MNNAARILLAAVLCTAAVACSKKVKEVPPTDSTGPTTTQPGGDTGPTASGAYGPNDLDTDACLRQRVVYFDLDQDSLKPEFQAIVGCHAKYLRDRPSSRMTLEGNADERGSREYNFGLGERRGKAVSSAIQANGGSGSQITVTSYGEERPVCTESNEDCWAKNRRVEIVYTAK
- the tolB gene encoding Tol-Pal system beta propeller repeat protein TolB, which produces MKRSLRWLASLLALLLPLAAAAQQQGLEIDIVGGNASATPIAVVPMPYQGGAAAPPTDIAEVVRNDLNRSGQFRGLPVEQMTAKPTRGSEISYPDWRALNQDYIVVGRVADAGAGSYRVEYELFDVAKQQRLLGFALTARSNAMRDVAHQIADAVYEKITGVRGAFFTRIAYVTATGLGRGSNFALMVADSDGYNPQTVVRSPEPLVSPSWSPDGNKLAYVSFEGGNSSIYIQNIGTGSRELIAKFRGINGAPAFSPDGRRLALTLSRSGNPEIYVMDLGSKALTQLTNHFAIDTEPTWSADGSKIYFTSDRGGKPQIYVVAASGGGATRVTFQGSYNASADVSYDGKKIVTAQGAGSTYRIAMMDSSLGSPRWSTLSPGSLDESPSFAPNASMIIYAAREGRRGVLYAVSADARVRQRLVLADGDVREPAWGPYRLPR
- the tolR gene encoding protein TolR → MSGTAIRRPRKRKLKAEINVVPYIDVMLVLLIIFMVTAPLLSLGVDVELPKSNVKSIDAKNDPIVVSVDKDGHYFLALKAGNNEAVSRDTLATKIGALVKQNGKDKLQVFIAAEGTANYQKVFDAMKVLQDAGVEKVGLMSQPEQRSRAQ
- the tolQ gene encoding protein TolQ — its product is MTSSLIALLATTVQALPEEAAQAVTQGAAAAATATAGFNLWDLVIKASLPVQLIMALLVIASITSWFIIFRKWKVIRRARSEADHFEERFWSGAELSKLYAGTTERARSVGGLEAIFEAGFREFNRIRQRRGVDARAQLEGAQRAMRATGSRELDGLEHNLELLANIGSTSPYIGLVGTVFGIMVTMHSLVSTTKQVGIADVAPGISEALLATAMGLFVAIPAVWAYNRFATGVERLAVRYDAFSEEFSSILQRQAHLDE